Proteins encoded together in one Polaribacter reichenbachii window:
- a CDS encoding DUF819 domain-containing protein encodes MTAPIFTNDAIVFGVLMISLGFVFYTENLKSGFWPKFYKIVPGLFMAYFIPAIFTTLGVIAPEWETENTLGEVVKNNSELYYVSSRFLLPAALVLMTLSIDLKAIFNLGSKALIMFFTGTVGIVIGGPIAILLISIFSPETVGGADFDAVWRGLSTLAGSWIGGGANQTAMLEIYQYNPAKYGGMVFVDIVVANIWMAILLIGIGKKDKIDKWLKADTSAIEDLKNKVSQFSQKVKRNPSLTDIMIMLAIAFGTVGFGHFASKYLSAFFTDLVTAMDSQTWRNIFSFLGSGFFWLISISTLVAIILSFTKAKNYEGAGASKLGSVFIYILVATIGMKMDLLMILDNVGLIAIGLVWMSIHAGLLILVAKLIKAPYFFLAVGSQANVGGAASAPIVAQAFHPSLATVGVLLAVFGYAIGTVGAILCTILMELSATV; translated from the coding sequence ATGACAGCTCCAATTTTTACTAATGATGCCATTGTTTTTGGTGTTTTAATGATTTCTTTAGGTTTTGTTTTTTACACAGAAAATCTTAAATCTGGTTTTTGGCCTAAGTTTTACAAAATAGTTCCAGGCTTATTTATGGCGTATTTTATTCCTGCCATTTTTACAACTTTAGGTGTAATTGCTCCTGAATGGGAAACTGAAAATACTTTGGGTGAAGTTGTAAAAAACAATTCGGAATTGTACTATGTTTCTAGTCGTTTCTTACTACCAGCAGCCTTGGTATTAATGACGTTAAGCATTGATTTAAAAGCCATATTTAACTTAGGTTCTAAAGCGTTAATTATGTTTTTTACTGGTACTGTTGGTATTGTAATTGGTGGTCCTATTGCCATTTTATTAATCTCTATTTTTTCTCCAGAAACTGTTGGTGGAGCAGATTTTGATGCAGTTTGGAGAGGTTTATCTACACTTGCAGGTAGTTGGATTGGTGGTGGAGCTAACCAAACAGCAATGTTAGAAATATATCAATATAACCCTGCAAAATATGGAGGAATGGTTTTTGTTGATATTGTTGTTGCCAATATTTGGATGGCGATTTTATTAATAGGAATTGGTAAAAAAGATAAAATTGATAAATGGTTAAAAGCAGACACTTCTGCCATTGAAGATTTAAAGAATAAAGTTTCTCAATTTTCTCAAAAAGTAAAAAGAAATCCGTCTTTAACCGATATTATGATTATGCTAGCCATTGCTTTTGGAACAGTTGGTTTTGGTCATTTTGCTTCAAAATATTTAAGCGCTTTTTTTACTGATTTAGTAACTGCAATGGATTCTCAAACTTGGCGAAATATTTTCTCTTTTTTGGGTTCTGGCTTCTTTTGGTTAATTAGTATTTCTACTTTGGTAGCCATTATTTTATCATTTACAAAAGCTAAAAATTACGAAGGTGCAGGTGCAAGTAAATTAGGAAGCGTTTTTATTTACATTTTAGTAGCCACCATTGGTATGAAAATGGATTTATTAATGATATTAGATAATGTAGGTTTAATAGCTATTGGTTTAGTTTGGATGTCTATACACGCTGGTTTATTAATATTGGTTGCCAAATTAATTAAAGCGCCTTATTTCTTTTTAGCAGTGGGTAGCCAAGCTAATGTTGGTGGTGCAGCCTCTGCTCCTATTGTTGCACAAGCATTTCATCCGTCTTTAGCAACAGTTGGTGTTTTATTAGCCGTTTTTGGTTATGCCATTGGTACTGTTGGGGCAATTTTATGTACCATTTTAATGGAATTATCTGCCACAGTTTAA
- a CDS encoding DUF4369 domain-containing protein — MKKFITVLSLSIILFACSSKKEGNMIVQGQIKGLKKGKLYLQKMVDTVLVSVDSIALLGADTFKLTDNVDSPVLYYLTFDGNTTDKRILFFGEKGTITINDKVDNFGSFPNISGSKNQEILDRYNVVRKKFQNKRLDFIKKDFDAKRAKDEDLIKQLEVDYKRLVKRRVLYTTNFAITNSDSEVAPYLGLTEMYDASLQMLDTVNNTLSPRVKESDYGKRFQEYLNKIKAANKE, encoded by the coding sequence ATGAAAAAATTTATAACTGTTTTATCTCTTTCAATCATCTTATTTGCTTGTTCATCAAAGAAAGAAGGTAATATGATTGTGCAAGGACAAATTAAAGGTCTTAAAAAAGGAAAATTGTATTTACAAAAAATGGTAGATACTGTTTTAGTATCTGTAGATTCTATTGCTTTATTAGGTGCTGATACTTTTAAACTTACAGATAATGTAGATTCACCAGTATTATATTATTTAACTTTTGATGGAAATACAACTGACAAAAGAATATTATTTTTTGGAGAAAAAGGCACAATTACAATTAATGATAAAGTTGATAATTTTGGTTCTTTCCCAAATATTTCTGGATCTAAAAACCAGGAAATATTAGATAGATATAATGTAGTTAGAAAAAAGTTTCAAAACAAACGTTTAGATTTTATTAAAAAAGATTTTGATGCTAAAAGAGCTAAAGACGAAGATTTAATAAAACAATTGGAAGTTGATTATAAAAGATTGGTAAAAAGAAGAGTTTTATACACTACTAATTTTGCGATTACAAATTCAGATTCTGAAGTTGCTCCTTATCTAGGATTAACAGAAATGTATGATGCTAGTTTACAAATGTTAGATACAGTTAATAATACATTATCTCCAAGAGTTAAAGAATCTGATTATGGTAAACGTTTTCAAGAATATCTAAATAAAATTAAAGCTGCTAATAAAGAGTAA
- a CDS encoding glycoside hydrolase family 97 protein, whose product MKVRFLLIVICVSLTSCWAEPETVLVSPDEKIFLEFSLDKNGKPFYEVVFKQDTIIKKSSLGFDFQDSKSFSNDFMVVNSSTTTFNETWEMPWGEQLNVENHYNEVSIALQEKTDLKRKLNIVFRVYNDGVGFRYEFPEQDNLKEVLISEENTEFNLTEDYKTFWIPGDWDIYEHLYSTTKLSKIDATVKRNHPSLGQTYIPENAVNTPVTLVGENGIHLSFHEAALVDYAGMTLKVDTEILSFKSSLVGSKNTDYKVKRTLPFKTPWRTIQITDNAPDLIASKLILNLNEPNKLGDVSWFTPMKYTGVWWEMHLGKSSWDYGMEMVDGKWTDTGKAHGKHGATTENVKRFIDFSAKNNIGGVLVEGWNTGWERWIGFEDREGVFDFVTPYPDYNLEEVTAYAKEKGVEIIMHHETSAATETYEKQQDTAYALMQKYGMHAVKSGYVGKILPKGEFHHGQYMVNQYNNAAIKAAKYQVAVNAHEPIKATGLRRTYPNIISREGLRGQEFNAWSPDGGNPPEHLSIVAFTRMLAGPIDFTPGIFNIKFNEFKKDNQVNTTLAHQLALYVVIYSPIQMAADLVEHYEANPKPLEFIKDVGVDWSETKVLNGEVGDYVTIARKEGKTDNWFLGSITDENARDIEIDFSFLDDNFTYEAKVYKDGKSAHFSKNPLDIEFETLRITKKSKLKVHLAEGGGLAISIKKL is encoded by the coding sequence ATGAAAGTTCGATTTTTGTTGATTGTTATTTGTGTTAGTTTAACTTCCTGTTGGGCAGAACCAGAAACTGTTTTGGTTTCTCCTGATGAAAAAATATTCCTGGAATTTTCTCTGGATAAAAATGGTAAACCTTTTTATGAAGTTGTTTTTAAACAAGATACAATCATTAAAAAATCGTCATTAGGTTTTGATTTTCAAGATTCAAAATCATTTTCTAATGATTTTATGGTTGTAAATTCATCAACAACAACATTTAATGAAACTTGGGAAATGCCTTGGGGAGAGCAATTAAATGTAGAAAATCATTACAATGAAGTTAGCATTGCTTTGCAAGAAAAGACAGATTTAAAACGAAAGTTGAATATTGTTTTTCGAGTTTATAATGATGGAGTTGGTTTTCGATATGAATTTCCTGAACAAGATAATTTAAAAGAAGTTTTAATATCCGAAGAAAACACTGAATTTAATTTAACAGAAGATTACAAAACCTTTTGGATTCCTGGTGATTGGGATATTTATGAACACTTGTATAGTACAACAAAATTATCGAAAATAGATGCCACTGTTAAAAGAAATCACCCTAGTTTAGGGCAAACTTATATACCAGAAAATGCGGTAAATACGCCTGTAACTTTGGTTGGTGAAAATGGAATTCATTTAAGTTTTCACGAAGCTGCTTTGGTAGATTATGCTGGTATGACTTTAAAGGTTGATACAGAAATACTAAGCTTTAAAAGTAGTTTAGTCGGTTCTAAAAACACAGACTATAAAGTAAAAAGAACTTTGCCTTTTAAAACTCCTTGGAGAACGATTCAAATTACCGATAATGCTCCAGATTTAATTGCATCTAAGTTGATCCTAAACTTGAATGAACCCAATAAATTAGGTGATGTTTCTTGGTTTACACCAATGAAATATACTGGTGTTTGGTGGGAAATGCATTTGGGTAAATCTTCTTGGGATTATGGAATGGAAATGGTTGATGGAAAATGGACAGATACAGGAAAAGCGCACGGAAAACACGGAGCTACTACAGAAAATGTTAAACGATTTATCGATTTTTCAGCAAAAAATAATATTGGTGGTGTTTTAGTTGAAGGTTGGAATACTGGTTGGGAACGTTGGATTGGTTTTGAAGATAGAGAAGGTGTTTTCGATTTTGTAACTCCTTATCCAGATTACAATTTAGAAGAAGTTACAGCGTATGCAAAAGAAAAAGGTGTAGAAATTATTATGCATCACGAAACTTCTGCTGCTACAGAAACTTACGAAAAACAACAAGATACAGCTTATGCTTTAATGCAGAAATACGGAATGCACGCAGTAAAATCTGGTTATGTGGGTAAAATTTTACCAAAAGGTGAGTTTCATCATGGACAGTATATGGTAAATCAATATAATAATGCAGCCATAAAAGCAGCTAAATATCAAGTTGCTGTAAACGCACACGAACCTATTAAAGCCACAGGTTTACGAAGAACATATCCGAATATCATTTCTAGAGAAGGTTTACGAGGACAAGAGTTTAATGCTTGGTCTCCAGATGGAGGAAATCCTCCAGAACATTTGTCTATTGTAGCATTTACAAGAATGTTAGCAGGTCCAATAGATTTTACACCAGGAATATTTAATATAAAGTTTAATGAGTTTAAAAAAGACAATCAGGTAAATACAACTTTGGCGCATCAATTGGCTTTGTATGTAGTTATTTACAGTCCTATACAAATGGCTGCAGATTTGGTAGAGCATTATGAAGCAAATCCAAAACCTTTGGAATTTATTAAAGATGTAGGTGTAGATTGGTCTGAAACCAAAGTTTTAAATGGCGAAGTTGGTGATTATGTTACCATTGCTAGGAAAGAAGGTAAAACTGACAATTGGTTTTTGGGAAGTATTACTGATGAAAATGCCAGAGATATAGAAATTGATTTTAGTTTTTTGGATGATAATTTTACTTATGAAGCTAAAGTTTATAAAGATGGAAAATCAGCACATTTTAGCAAGAATCCTTTAGATATTGAATTTGAAACTTTAAGGATAACAAAGAAATCAAAATTAAAAGTACATTTAGCTGAAGGTGGAGGATTGGCTATTAGTATTAAAAAATTATAA
- a CDS encoding alpha-amylase family glycosyl hydrolase: MKNIIFIISLMVLISCQEKKSTKTIAKMETKEFVWEAANIYFLLTDRFNNGDTTNDVNFDRTKETGKLRGFEGGDLKGITQKIKEGYFTDLGINAIWMTPIVEQIHGSTDEGTGNSYGFHGYWAKDWTKIDPNFGTKEDLKELVAVAHKNGIRILLDAVINHTGPVTEKDPVWPSDWVRTGPQCAYNNYENTITCTLVKNLPDIKTESNENIALPPQLVEKWKAEGRYEQEVKELDEFFARTGHPRAPRFYIMKWLTDYITEFGIDGYRVDTVKHTEEFVWQEFKQECDFAFAEYKKNNADKVVDNNDFYLVGEVYNYGISAKKAFNFGNKKVNYFDKAFNSLINFEIKWNAKQMAEKDVFEKYDSILQNDLKGYGVLNYMTSHDDGQPFDKERKMPYKTATMLLLTPGTSQVYYGDESARPLIIEGTAGDATLRSFMNWDAINADVETQKIMKHWQKLGQFRANHTAVGAGKHQLISDENGLVFSRIRNSDKIVAGINLSKGKKEINVSNVFENGVVLNDFYSNQEVNVVDGKVTVNSEFDIVLLEKK; encoded by the coding sequence ATGAAAAATATCATCTTTATCATCAGTTTAATGGTTTTAATTAGTTGTCAAGAAAAAAAATCAACAAAAACTATTGCAAAAATGGAAACAAAAGAATTTGTTTGGGAAGCAGCCAACATTTATTTCTTGTTAACAGATCGTTTTAATAATGGTGATACAACTAACGATGTTAATTTTGATAGAACTAAAGAAACTGGAAAATTACGTGGTTTTGAAGGTGGTGACCTTAAAGGAATTACTCAAAAAATTAAAGAAGGATATTTTACAGATTTAGGAATTAATGCGATTTGGATGACACCAATTGTAGAACAAATTCACGGTTCTACGGATGAAGGTACAGGGAATTCTTATGGTTTTCACGGTTATTGGGCAAAAGATTGGACAAAAATTGATCCCAACTTTGGCACAAAAGAAGATTTAAAAGAATTGGTGGCTGTTGCACATAAAAACGGAATCCGAATTTTGTTGGATGCTGTAATTAATCACACAGGTCCTGTAACTGAGAAAGATCCTGTTTGGCCAAGTGATTGGGTAAGAACAGGCCCACAATGTGCATACAATAATTACGAAAATACCATTACGTGTACGTTGGTAAAAAACTTACCAGATATTAAAACAGAAAGCAATGAAAACATTGCATTGCCACCTCAATTAGTTGAAAAATGGAAAGCTGAAGGCAGATATGAGCAAGAAGTAAAAGAATTAGATGAATTCTTTGCAAGAACAGGACATCCAAGAGCGCCTCGTTTTTATATAATGAAATGGCTAACAGATTATATTACAGAATTCGGAATTGATGGTTATAGAGTTGATACTGTAAAACATACAGAAGAGTTTGTTTGGCAAGAGTTTAAACAAGAATGCGATTTTGCATTTGCAGAGTACAAGAAAAATAATGCTGATAAAGTAGTTGATAATAATGATTTTTATTTAGTTGGGGAAGTTTATAATTACGGAATATCAGCTAAAAAAGCCTTTAATTTTGGTAATAAAAAAGTAAATTATTTTGATAAAGCGTTTAATAGTTTAATCAATTTTGAAATTAAATGGAATGCTAAACAAATGGCAGAAAAAGATGTTTTTGAAAAATATGATAGCATTCTGCAAAATGATTTAAAAGGATATGGAGTATTAAATTATATGACTTCTCACGATGATGGTCAGCCTTTTGATAAAGAAAGAAAAATGCCTTACAAAACTGCTACAATGTTGTTGTTAACTCCAGGAACCTCGCAAGTTTATTATGGTGATGAATCTGCAAGACCTTTAATTATTGAAGGTACTGCTGGTGATGCAACTTTACGCTCTTTTATGAATTGGGATGCCATTAATGCTGATGTAGAAACTCAAAAAATAATGAAACACTGGCAAAAATTAGGTCAGTTTAGAGCAAATCATACAGCAGTTGGTGCAGGAAAACATCAATTAATTTCTGATGAAAATGGATTGGTTTTTTCTAGAATTAGAAATTCTGATAAAATTGTTGCAGGGATTAATTTATCAAAAGGAAAAAAAGAAATTAATGTGTCTAATGTTTTTGAAAATGGAGTTGTTTTAAATGACTTTTATTCAAATCAAGAAGTAAATGTTGTTGATGGTAAAGTAACCGTAAATTCAGAATTTGATATTGTTTTGTTAGAAAAAAAATAG
- a CDS encoding alpha-amylase family glycosyl hydrolase, with protein sequence MKKIHSYSLAVILSIVIGCTSEKVSEKKMKNPSVKKKAVVYQVFTRLFGNTNTTNKPWGTIEENGVGKFNDFTNKALSEIKDLGVTHIWYTGVPHHDVIRDYTEFGISNDDPDVVKGRAGSPYAVKDYYNVNPDLAVNVENRLEEFEALIERSHKNDLKVIIDIVPNHVARNYKSLSNPAGVVDFGANDDTSVVYDVDNNFYYNPNKEFQVPDFLNNYKPLGGENHPLSDGMFDENPSKWTGNGSRSVKPNFYDWYETVKVNYGISPKGKKDFDELPLSFENEDYKKHFEFWQDKKIPNSWIKFRDIALYWLEKGVDGFRFDMAEMVPVEFWSYLNSSIKMKNPDAFLLAEVYQPHLYRDYIKKGKMDYLYDKVQLYDTIKNIMQGRGSTDNIAKIQDDLKDIEHNMLHFLENHDEQRIASPEFAGDALKAKPAMVVSATISTAPTMVYFGQEFGEDGSENAGFGTPSRTSIFDYIGVPTLQRWVNNKQFDGGQSTKEELELRDFYKRLLNFTIQSDALMGEYEDIHHHNRYNTEWYNDKMVSFVRYKGDEKLIIVANFNAENTYGFELGLPQNIIEKWNLKEGEYQLEDQLYKEFTSTLKVGNNKAIVRVDVKPLQSFILKLKNN encoded by the coding sequence ATGAAAAAAATACATTCTTATTCGTTAGCTGTAATTTTATCAATCGTAATTGGTTGTACATCAGAAAAAGTATCAGAAAAGAAAATGAAAAATCCTAGTGTAAAGAAAAAAGCTGTTGTTTATCAAGTTTTTACGCGTTTGTTTGGGAATACAAATACCACAAATAAACCTTGGGGAACTATTGAAGAAAATGGAGTTGGTAAGTTTAACGATTTTACAAACAAAGCCTTGTCAGAAATTAAAGATTTGGGGGTTACACACATTTGGTATACAGGTGTTCCTCATCACGATGTGATTCGTGATTATACAGAATTCGGGATTTCTAATGATGATCCAGATGTTGTAAAAGGTAGAGCAGGAAGTCCTTACGCAGTTAAAGATTATTACAACGTAAATCCTGATTTGGCTGTAAATGTTGAAAATCGTTTAGAAGAATTTGAGGCACTTATAGAACGTTCTCATAAAAACGATTTAAAAGTAATTATTGATATTGTACCAAATCACGTTGCCAGAAATTATAAGAGTTTATCAAATCCAGCAGGCGTTGTAGATTTTGGTGCCAATGATGATACATCTGTGGTTTATGATGTTGATAATAACTTTTATTACAATCCGAATAAAGAATTTCAGGTGCCAGATTTTTTAAATAATTACAAACCTTTGGGTGGAGAAAATCATCCTTTGTCTGATGGTATGTTTGATGAAAATCCATCTAAATGGACTGGAAATGGATCTCGTTCTGTAAAACCAAATTTTTACGATTGGTATGAAACTGTAAAAGTGAATTATGGAATATCACCAAAAGGTAAAAAAGATTTTGATGAGTTACCACTAAGTTTTGAAAACGAAGATTACAAAAAACACTTTGAATTTTGGCAAGATAAAAAAATACCCAATTCTTGGATAAAATTTAGAGATATTGCGCTGTATTGGTTAGAAAAAGGAGTTGATGGTTTTCGTTTTGATATGGCAGAAATGGTGCCAGTTGAGTTTTGGAGTTATCTAAATTCTTCTATCAAAATGAAAAATCCGGATGCTTTTTTACTGGCAGAAGTGTATCAACCTCATTTATACCGAGATTACATCAAAAAAGGAAAAATGGATTATTTATACGACAAAGTTCAGTTGTATGATACCATTAAAAATATAATGCAAGGTCGTGGTTCTACAGACAATATTGCTAAAATTCAAGATGATTTAAAAGACATTGAGCACAATATGTTGCACTTCTTAGAAAATCACGATGAACAAAGAATAGCAAGTCCAGAATTTGCAGGAGATGCTTTAAAAGCAAAACCAGCAATGGTAGTTTCTGCAACCATATCTACAGCACCAACTATGGTTTATTTTGGACAAGAATTTGGAGAAGATGGTTCTGAAAATGCAGGTTTTGGAACGCCATCAAGAACTTCAATCTTTGATTATATTGGCGTACCAACTTTACAGAGATGGGTTAATAATAAACAATTTGATGGTGGGCAATCTACCAAAGAAGAATTAGAGTTAAGAGACTTTTACAAACGTTTGCTAAATTTTACAATTCAGAGTGATGCTTTAATGGGCGAGTATGAAGATATTCATCATCATAATAGATACAATACAGAATGGTACAATGATAAAATGGTGTCTTTTGTTCGTTATAAAGGTGATGAAAAATTGATTATTGTAGCTAATTTTAATGCAGAAAACACCTACGGATTTGAGTTAGGTTTGCCACAAAACATCATAGAAAAATGGAATTTAAAAGAGGGTGAATATCAGTTGGAAGATCAATTGTATAAAGAATTTACATCAACCTTAAAAGTAGGTAATAATAAAGCTATAGTTAGAGTAGATGTTAAACCTTTGCAATCATTTATTTTAAAGTTAAAAAATAATTAA